Proteins from a single region of Pseudomonas fulva:
- a CDS encoding ABC transporter ATP-binding protein, giving the protein MQAVISIQQLNKTYASGHPALKSIDLDIRQGEIFALLGPNGAGKTTLISIICGIVNPGSGSVTVAGHDILRDYRAARSKIGLVPQELFNEGFESVWAAVRFSRGLFGKAPDDAYLEQLLRDLSLWEKKDARIFELSGGMKRRVMIAKALSHQPEILFLDEPTAGVDVELRRNMWDMVRKLRERGVTIILTTHYIEEAEEMADRIGVIRKGEIILVQDKDTLMRQLGQKQLTLHLQQPLGELPPALQRDDLQLRDDGHELVYSFDGQQEDTGIAELLQVLAQHGIAFKDLQSSESSLEDIFVSLVKEQA; this is encoded by the coding sequence GTGCAAGCGGTCATTTCCATTCAGCAGTTGAACAAGACCTACGCGTCCGGCCACCCGGCGCTCAAATCCATCGACCTGGACATCCGCCAGGGCGAGATCTTCGCGTTGCTCGGCCCCAATGGGGCGGGCAAGACCACGCTGATCAGCATCATCTGCGGCATCGTCAATCCGGGCAGCGGCTCGGTGACGGTGGCCGGCCACGACATCCTGCGCGACTACCGCGCGGCCCGCTCGAAGATCGGCCTGGTACCCCAGGAACTGTTCAACGAGGGCTTCGAGAGCGTGTGGGCGGCGGTGCGTTTCAGCCGCGGGCTGTTCGGCAAGGCGCCTGACGATGCCTACCTGGAGCAGCTGCTGCGCGACCTGTCGTTGTGGGAAAAGAAGGATGCGCGGATCTTCGAACTGTCCGGTGGCATGAAGCGCCGGGTGATGATCGCCAAGGCGCTGTCGCACCAGCCCGAGATCCTGTTTCTCGACGAGCCGACCGCCGGCGTCGACGTCGAGCTGCGCCGCAACATGTGGGACATGGTGCGCAAGCTGCGCGAGCGTGGGGTAACCATCATCCTCACCACCCACTACATCGAGGAAGCCGAGGAGATGGCCGACCGCATCGGCGTGATCCGCAAGGGCGAGATCATTCTGGTGCAGGACAAGGACACCCTCATGCGCCAGCTCGGCCAGAAGCAGCTGACCCTGCACCTGCAGCAACCATTGGGCGAACTGCCGCCTGCGTTGCAGCGCGATGACCTGCAGTTGCGCGACGACGGCCATGAGCTGGTCTACAGCTTCGATGGTCAGCAGGAGGACACCGGCATCGCCGAGCTGCTGCAGGTCTTGGCCCAGCACGGCATCGCCTTCAAGGATCTGCAGTCGAGCGAGAGCTCGCTGGAAGATATTTTCGTCAGTCTCGTGAAGGAGCAGGCATGA
- a CDS encoding ABC transporter permease, translating into MNFYAIRAIYLFELARTWRTLLQSIATPVITTSLYFVVFGSAIGSSMTQVHGVSYGAFIIPGLIMLALLTESISNASFGIYMPKYSGTIYEVLSAPISYLEILVGYVGAAATKSIVLGLIILATARLFVDFEILHPFWMLAFLVLTALTFSLFGFIIGVWADGWEKLQIVPALIVTPLTFLGGSFYSISMLPPVWQTVTLFNPVVYLISAFRWSFYGVSDVNVMVSLGMILGFLLACILTVGWIFKTGYRLKS; encoded by the coding sequence ATGAATTTCTACGCGATCCGCGCCATCTACCTGTTCGAGCTGGCGCGCACCTGGCGCACCCTGCTGCAGAGCATCGCCACCCCGGTGATCACCACCTCGCTGTACTTCGTGGTGTTCGGCTCGGCCATCGGCTCGAGCATGACCCAGGTGCATGGCGTCAGCTATGGCGCCTTCATCATTCCCGGGCTGATCATGCTGGCGCTGCTCACCGAGAGCATTTCCAACGCCTCGTTCGGCATCTACATGCCCAAGTACTCGGGCACCATCTACGAGGTGCTGTCGGCGCCGATTTCCTACCTGGAAATTCTCGTCGGCTATGTCGGTGCGGCGGCCACCAAGTCCATCGTGCTCGGTTTGATCATCCTCGCCACGGCGCGGCTGTTCGTCGACTTCGAGATTCTCCACCCCTTCTGGATGCTGGCCTTCCTGGTGCTCACGGCGCTGACCTTCAGCCTGTTCGGCTTCATCATCGGGGTGTGGGCCGATGGCTGGGAGAAGCTGCAGATCGTGCCGGCGCTGATCGTCACGCCGCTGACCTTTCTCGGCGGCAGCTTCTACTCGATCAGCATGCTGCCGCCGGTGTGGCAGACGGTGACCCTGTTCAACCCCGTGGTGTACCTGATCAGCGCGTTTCGCTGGAGCTTCTACGGCGTGTCGGACGTCAACGTGATGGTCAGCCTGGGCATGATCCTGGGCTTTCTGCTGGCTTGCATTCTCACCGTCGGGTGGATCTTTAAAACCGGCTACCGCCTCAAGAGCTGA